A region of Rhodospirillales bacterium DNA encodes the following proteins:
- the rpiB gene encoding ribose 5-phosphate isomerase B, translating to MPETVAIASDHAGIELKALLKKELSDAGLDILDLGTEGPQSVDYPDFADKLAHAIRDGKVRRGVLVCGSGIGISIAANRHPEVRAALVHDALGARLARQHNDANVICFGGRMIGPEVARDCLKVFLSTAFEGGRHANRVAKLTPSRRS from the coding sequence ATGCCCGAAACCGTCGCCATCGCCAGCGATCATGCCGGCATCGAGCTGAAGGCCCTGCTCAAGAAGGAGTTGAGCGACGCCGGTCTCGATATCCTCGACCTCGGGACCGAAGGCCCCCAGTCCGTGGACTACCCGGATTTCGCCGACAAGCTCGCCCACGCCATTCGCGACGGCAAGGTCCGGCGCGGCGTGCTGGTGTGCGGTAGCGGCATCGGCATTTCGATCGCCGCCAACCGCCATCCCGAAGTCCGCGCCGCTTTGGTCCACGACGCCCTCGGCGCCCGCCTCGCGCGTCAGCACAACGATGCCAACGTCATTTGCTTCGGCGGGCGCATGATCGGCCCGGAAGTGGCGCGCGATTGCCTCAAGGTTTTTCTTTCCACCGCGTTCGAGGGCGGCCGCCACGCTAACCGCGTCGCAAAGCTCACTCCGTCACGCCGTTCCTGA
- a CDS encoding serine hydroxymethyltransferase: MSAQTSAVRSVNGDAFFTQPLAARDPELHAAIVKELGRQRDQIELIASENIVSRAVLEAQGSILTNKYAEGLPGKRYYGGCEFVDIAENLAIERAKKLFGCQFANVQPHSGAQANGAVMMALLEPGDPILGLSLAAGGHLTHGAPVALSGKWFKAQQYGVRREDALIDYDEVERMAREHRPKLIIAGGSAYPRVIDFARFRKIADGVGAYFMVDMAHFAGLSAAGVYPNPVPHAHVVTTTTHKTLRGPRGGMILTNDPELAKKLNTAVFPGTQGGPLMHVIAAKAVAFGEALKPEFKTYAKNVVENAKVLAKTLLERGFAIVSGGTDSHLMLVDLRPKKITGKAAEASLDRAHITCNKNGIPFDPEKPTITSGIRLGTPAGTSRGFGTEEFRQIGVLIADVLESLAAHPDDNGKAEAAARDKVHDLCRRFPIYPDL, from the coding sequence ATGTCTGCTCAAACATCCGCCGTCCGTTCCGTAAACGGAGACGCCTTCTTCACTCAGCCGCTCGCCGCGCGCGATCCGGAACTGCATGCCGCCATCGTCAAGGAATTGGGGCGTCAGCGCGATCAGATCGAATTGATCGCGTCGGAAAACATCGTGTCGCGGGCGGTGTTGGAAGCGCAAGGCTCGATCTTGACCAACAAGTATGCCGAAGGCCTTCCCGGCAAGCGCTATTACGGCGGGTGCGAATTCGTCGACATCGCCGAGAATCTCGCCATCGAGCGGGCGAAAAAGCTGTTCGGCTGCCAGTTCGCCAACGTCCAACCTCATTCCGGCGCGCAGGCCAACGGCGCGGTGATGATGGCGCTGCTGGAGCCGGGCGATCCGATCCTGGGGCTCTCACTCGCCGCCGGCGGGCATCTCACCCACGGCGCGCCGGTCGCGCTGTCGGGCAAATGGTTCAAAGCCCAGCAATACGGCGTGCGGCGCGAGGACGCGCTGATCGATTACGACGAAGTCGAGCGGATGGCGCGCGAGCATCGGCCGAAGCTGATCATCGCCGGAGGGTCGGCCTATCCGCGGGTGATCGACTTCGCGCGCTTCCGCAAGATCGCGGACGGGGTCGGCGCCTACTTCATGGTCGACATGGCGCACTTCGCCGGCTTGTCCGCCGCCGGGGTCTATCCCAACCCGGTGCCGCATGCCCATGTCGTCACCACCACCACCCACAAGACCCTGCGCGGCCCGCGCGGCGGCATGATCCTCACCAACGACCCGGAGCTCGCCAAGAAGCTCAACACCGCGGTGTTCCCCGGCACCCAGGGCGGGCCTTTGATGCACGTGATCGCCGCCAAGGCGGTCGCGTTCGGCGAGGCACTTAAGCCCGAATTCAAGACCTACGCCAAGAACGTCGTCGAGAACGCCAAGGTTCTGGCGAAAACGCTGCTGGAGCGCGGCTTCGCCATCGTTTCCGGCGGCACGGATTCGCACCTGATGCTGGTCGATCTGCGTCCGAAGAAGATCACCGGCAAGGCGGCCGAGGCAAGTCTCGATCGTGCCCACATCACCTGCAACAAGAACGGAATCCCGTTCGACCCGGAAAAGCCGACCATCACGTCGGGCATCCGGCTCGGCACCCCGGCCGGCACCAGCCGCGGTTTCGGGACGGAGGAATTCCGCCAGATCGGCGTCCTGATCGCCGACGTTCTCGAATCGCTCGCCGCCCATCCGGACGACAACGGCAAGGCCGAGGCCGCGGCGCGCGACAAGGTCCACGACTTGTGCCGGCGTTTCCCGATCTATCCCGATCTGTGA
- the nrdR gene encoding transcriptional repressor NrdR: MRCPFCGHEDTQVKDSRPTEDNAAIRRRRYCSACGSRFTTFERIQLRELMVVKSSGEKVPFDRDKLLRSLKIALRKRPVEDERIERLVNSIQRRLETLGENEIPTKVIGEMVMDQLKELDPVAYVRFASVYRNFREAKDFEEFVGKLGDTR, from the coding sequence ATGCGCTGCCCGTTTTGCGGCCACGAGGACACCCAGGTGAAGGACTCGCGTCCGACCGAGGATAACGCCGCGATCCGTCGACGGCGTTATTGCTCGGCGTGCGGATCGCGCTTCACCACCTTCGAGCGCATCCAGCTGCGCGAACTGATGGTGGTCAAGAGCAGCGGCGAGAAGGTTCCGTTCGATCGCGACAAGCTGTTGCGCTCGCTCAAGATCGCGCTGCGCAAACGGCCGGTGGAGGACGAGCGGATCGAACGCTTGGTCAACAGCATCCAGCGCCGCCTGGAAACTCTGGGCGAAAACGAAATCCCGACCAAGGTCATCGGCGAAATGGTGATGGATCAGTTGAAGGAACTCGACCCCGTCGCCTACGTCCGCTTCGCCTCCGTCTACCGCAATTTCCGCGAGGCGAAGGATTTCGAGGAATTCGTGGGTAAGCTTGGCGACACCCGCTGA